From Orenia marismortui DSM 5156, one genomic window encodes:
- the flgB gene encoding flagellar basal body rod protein FlgB — protein MKIFDNRNFGVLEKSLDGLAKNHQAISNNISNADTPGYKRKYVSFRKELSDLLENRNDLKVTNKKHIAINSKDISSFKARVHTEENTSVRNDDNNVDIDAEMAMLARNTLEYQAVVKQISNQFKRLDSVIQKGGR, from the coding sequence ATGAAAATCTTTGATAATAGAAATTTTGGGGTGTTGGAGAAAAGTTTAGATGGGCTTGCTAAAAATCATCAGGCTATATCAAATAACATATCAAATGCAGATACTCCAGGCTATAAAAGGAAGTATGTAAGTTTCAGAAAAGAATTATCTGATTTATTAGAAAATAGAAATGACTTAAAAGTAACAAACAAAAAGCATATTGCTATTAATTCTAAGGATATAAGTTCTTTTAAGGCAAGAGTTCATACAGAAGAAAATACTTCTGTTAGAAATGATGATAATAATGTAGATATAGATGCAGAAATGGCTATGCTTGCTAGAAACACTCTAGAATATCAAGCGGTAGTAAAACAAATTAGTAATCAATTTAAGAGGTTAGACTCAGTAATACAAAAGGGAGGTAGGTAG
- the hslV gene encoding ATP-dependent protease subunit HslV, protein MFEATTVIAMKREDKVAIAGDGQVTMQHTVMKHGAKKIRRIYNGNVLAGFAGAAADAFTLFEKFEGKLEEFHGNLQRAAVELAKEWRTDKMLRKLEALLIVADKESLLVISGTGDVIEPDDGVTAIGSGGSYALAAARALIEYSDLTAAEIVEKSLEIAADICIYTNKNISVEEI, encoded by the coding sequence ATGTTTGAGGCAACTACTGTAATAGCAATGAAACGTGAAGATAAGGTTGCTATTGCTGGTGATGGTCAAGTTACGATGCAGCATACTGTAATGAAACATGGTGCTAAAAAGATTAGAAGAATTTATAATGGGAATGTATTAGCTGGGTTTGCAGGAGCAGCGGCTGATGCTTTCACTTTATTTGAAAAGTTTGAAGGAAAATTAGAAGAGTTTCATGGTAATTTACAAAGAGCAGCAGTAGAGTTAGCTAAAGAATGGAGAACAGACAAAATGTTAAGGAAATTGGAAGCATTATTAATTGTTGCTGATAAAGAATCATTATTGGTCATTTCAGGAACAGGTGATGTTATTGAGCCAGATGATGGGGTTACTGCCATTGGTTCAGGAGGTTCTTATGCTTTAGCTGCTGCAAGAGCTTTAATAGAATATTCTGATTTGACAGCTGCAGAGATAGTTGAGAAATCCTTGGAGATAGCAGCTGATATTTGTATTTATACTAATAAGAATATTAGTGTAGAAGAAATATAG
- the codY gene encoding GTP-sensing pleiotropic transcriptional regulator CodY, with translation MEELLNKTRKINRLIQRSAGHPVNYDEMSQVLSETIEANIYIVNERGKLLGYTLVDAFECDLMFEEVISSEEFPKSYNDWLLGIYHTRSNYEQKEGLCVFKDHEDCIFKHKLTTVVPINGGGERLGTLIAARFGQEFGSSDLLLAEYGATVVGMEILRLRSEKMEEETRKEAAVDIALETLSYSELEAVEHIFEELDGTEGLLVASKIADRVGITRSVIVNALRKFESAGVIESKSLGMKGTYIKILNDRLLDGLEEIK, from the coding sequence ATGGAAGAATTACTAAATAAGACCCGTAAGATAAATAGATTAATTCAACGTTCTGCTGGACATCCTGTGAATTATGATGAAATGTCTCAAGTCTTAAGTGAAACTATAGAAGCTAACATTTATATTGTTAATGAAAGAGGAAAGTTGTTAGGCTATACTTTGGTTGATGCTTTTGAATGTGATCTAATGTTTGAAGAAGTTATTAGTTCTGAGGAGTTCCCTAAAAGCTATAATGATTGGTTATTAGGTATTTATCATACTAGATCTAATTATGAACAAAAAGAAGGTTTATGTGTATTTAAGGATCATGAAGATTGTATTTTTAAGCATAAGCTAACTACTGTAGTTCCTATTAATGGTGGTGGCGAAAGACTAGGAACGTTAATTGCAGCTAGGTTTGGCCAAGAGTTTGGTTCTAGTGATTTATTATTAGCTGAGTATGGAGCAACTGTAGTTGGTATGGAGATTTTGAGATTAAGAAGTGAAAAGATGGAAGAGGAAACAAGGAAAGAAGCGGCTGTTGATATTGCCTTAGAGACGCTTTCTTATTCTGAATTAGAAGCTGTTGAACATATTTTTGAAGAATTAGATGGTACAGAAGGTCTATTAGTGGCTAGTAAAATTGCTGATAGAGTGGGGATAACTCGTTCAGTTATTGTTAATGCTTTAAGAAAGTTTGAAAGTGCTGGTGTAATTGAATCTAAATCTTTGGGGATGAAAGGTACTTACATCAAAATTTTAAATGATAGATTGCTTGATGGCTTAGAAGAAATTAAATAG
- the hslU gene encoding ATP-dependent protease ATPase subunit HslU: protein MEELTPKEIVKRLDKYIIGQNEAKKSVAVAIRNRYRRKKLPLDLKDEVVPKNILMIGSTGVGKTEIARRLAKLVKAPFIKIEVTKFTEVGYVGRDVESMVRDLLEISIRMIKNEKIEKVEDKASSLAEERILDLLLPRPKSKNKNPFGALFADDDREDSILDVEREERFENQREKLRERLRLGDLDDRMVEIEVEDNPSQMVEIFSGTGVEEMGVNFQDIFGGMFPGKKKKRRVSIEEAKSIIKEQEAQKLIDMDEVSREAIQRVEEAGIIFLDEIDKIAGKNSSSAPDVSRGGVQRDILPIVEGSTIMTKYGPVKTDHILFIAAGAFHVASPTDLVPELQGRFPIRVELSSLSKEDFKEILIKPENALIKQYKALLETEGIEIDFTEESIDELADIAFRVNEQTENIGARRLHTIIEKLLEEISFIAPEIEDKEVIIDREYVKDKLDNIVQNKDLSKYIL, encoded by the coding sequence ATGGAAGAATTAACTCCAAAAGAGATAGTTAAAAGATTAGATAAATATATTATTGGTCAAAATGAAGCTAAGAAATCAGTAGCTGTTGCAATTAGAAATAGATATAGAAGAAAAAAGTTACCTTTAGATCTAAAAGATGAAGTTGTCCCCAAAAATATCTTGATGATAGGGTCTACAGGTGTTGGTAAAACAGAGATAGCTAGAAGATTAGCTAAATTAGTCAAAGCTCCTTTTATTAAAATTGAGGTTACTAAATTTACTGAGGTTGGTTATGTTGGGCGTGATGTAGAATCTATGGTTAGAGATTTGCTTGAGATATCCATTAGAATGATTAAAAATGAGAAGATTGAAAAAGTTGAAGATAAAGCTAGTAGTTTGGCAGAAGAAAGAATACTAGATTTATTATTGCCAAGACCTAAAAGTAAAAATAAAAACCCCTTTGGTGCGTTATTTGCTGATGATGATAGAGAAGATTCTATATTAGATGTTGAGAGAGAGGAAAGATTTGAAAATCAAAGAGAAAAGTTACGAGAACGATTAAGATTAGGTGATTTAGATGATAGAATGGTAGAAATAGAAGTAGAAGATAATCCATCCCAGATGGTTGAAATCTTTTCGGGAACTGGTGTGGAAGAGATGGGAGTTAATTTCCAAGATATCTTTGGTGGAATGTTTCCTGGTAAGAAGAAAAAAAGAAGAGTTAGTATTGAAGAGGCTAAATCTATAATTAAAGAACAGGAAGCTCAAAAACTAATTGATATGGATGAAGTAAGTAGAGAAGCTATACAAAGGGTTGAAGAAGCAGGAATAATATTTTTAGATGAAATTGATAAAATAGCTGGTAAGAATTCTTCATCTGCTCCAGATGTCTCTCGTGGTGGAGTACAAAGAGATATATTACCTATTGTAGAAGGTTCAACGATAATGACTAAATATGGGCCAGTAAAGACAGACCATATTTTATTTATTGCTGCGGGTGCTTTTCATGTTGCTAGTCCTACAGATTTAGTGCCAGAATTACAAGGTAGATTTCCTATTAGAGTAGAATTAAGTAGTTTGTCTAAAGAAGATTTTAAAGAGATATTAATTAAGCCAGAGAATGCACTGATAAAACAATATAAAGCCTTATTGGAAACAGAAGGTATAGAGATTGATTTTACAGAAGAATCAATTGATGAATTAGCAGATATCGCCTTTAGAGTAAATGAACAGACAGAAAACATAGGAGCAAGAAGATTACATACTATTATCGAGAAATTACTAGAAGAAATTTCATTTATAGCACCTGAGATAGAAGATAAAGAGGTAATTATTGATAGAGAATATGTAAAAGACAAATTAGATAATATTGTACAAAATAAAGATTTAAGCAAATATATACTATAA
- the fliE gene encoding flagellar hook-basal body complex protein FliE — translation MKIDQISNHSLMKVDKLDEKKDKYPSFANVMKESLQKVNSLQHAANKAGEDLALGKAENIHEVMITAQKAKLSLDLTTTITKKAIDAYKEVMRIQV, via the coding sequence ATGAAAATAGATCAAATTAGTAATCATAGCTTAATGAAGGTAGATAAGCTTGATGAAAAGAAGGATAAGTATCCTTCTTTTGCTAATGTTATGAAAGAATCTTTGCAAAAAGTTAACAGTTTACAACATGCTGCGAATAAAGCAGGGGAAGATTTGGCATTGGGTAAAGCTGAAAATATTCATGAAGTTATGATTACTGCACAGAAAGCTAAACTATCACTAGATTTAACTACAACTATAACTAAGAAAGCTATAGATGCCTATAAAGAAGTTATGAGGATACAGGTTTAA
- the fliF gene encoding flagellar basal-body MS-ring/collar protein FliF: protein MVKNFSQIKKQIQNLWNNFNKKAKIVIIVSALVTFIGMLLLAHWASKPEYMVLFNNLSMEDAGGIINSLDEKQITYQLKDNGSTILVPQKNVHKLRLDLASQGLPTGGNVGFEIFDRNQIGSTDFEQKVQFNRALSGELARTIKQLDNVLSANVRITPSESSIYKEQEEPAKASVVLKLKQYTKLTTKEVKSIANLVASSVNGLDPTRVTIVDTTGNLLSAKLKEDDEKADISDKLALQNKFEEAIEKDLNVMLTKVLGMGNFSLVVNATLNFDQRNIESKRYEPVVDDEGIIRSKQSKTESSQGMTTTPEGVPGTTSNLPQYKINNQDRTEHDKEEEIVNYEINEEVEKYVQAPGTLEKLSVAVTVDTPDGQLDAAKQEAITNLISAAVGYDVNRGDQITVIGMAFDNSLEEEVINAEASEAAKRRTILLSLLIGIAILIAVLLIVLYRKRRNEMGSEAEVGQNVDYLIDEAEEEFAVGDNLTSEERERQKLQNQLRNIIKDQPEEIAGLIKSWLSED, encoded by the coding sequence ATGGTTAAAAATTTCTCGCAAATAAAAAAGCAGATACAAAATTTGTGGAACAATTTTAATAAAAAAGCTAAAATAGTGATTATTGTATCAGCTCTTGTTACATTCATTGGAATGTTATTGCTGGCTCATTGGGCTAGCAAACCAGAATATATGGTATTATTTAATAATTTATCTATGGAGGATGCAGGGGGAATTATTAATAGTTTAGATGAAAAACAAATTACTTATCAGCTGAAAGATAATGGTTCTACTATTTTAGTTCCTCAAAAGAATGTTCATAAGTTGCGGTTAGATTTAGCAAGTCAAGGACTTCCAACTGGAGGGAATGTAGGTTTTGAAATTTTTGACCGCAATCAGATCGGGAGTACTGATTTTGAACAGAAGGTTCAATTTAACCGTGCTTTATCTGGGGAATTAGCTAGAACAATTAAGCAGCTTGATAATGTTCTATCTGCTAATGTAAGAATTACTCCTAGTGAATCAAGTATATATAAAGAGCAAGAGGAACCTGCTAAAGCATCTGTAGTATTGAAGTTAAAGCAATATACCAAATTAACTACTAAAGAAGTGAAGTCTATTGCTAATTTGGTTGCTAGTAGTGTAAATGGTTTAGACCCTACTAGAGTTACTATTGTAGATACAACTGGTAATTTATTATCGGCTAAGCTCAAAGAAGATGATGAAAAGGCTGATATTAGTGATAAGTTAGCTTTACAGAATAAATTCGAAGAGGCTATTGAAAAAGATTTGAATGTAATGTTAACTAAAGTGTTAGGGATGGGTAATTTTTCTTTAGTTGTTAATGCGACTTTAAATTTTGATCAAAGAAATATAGAAAGTAAAAGGTATGAACCTGTAGTTGATGATGAGGGAATTATACGTAGTAAACAATCAAAAACAGAGAGTAGTCAAGGTATGACTACTACCCCAGAAGGAGTTCCTGGAACTACATCTAATTTACCTCAATATAAAATTAATAATCAGGATAGAACAGAACATGATAAAGAAGAAGAAATTGTAAATTATGAGATCAATGAAGAAGTAGAAAAATATGTACAAGCTCCTGGAACACTAGAGAAATTATCAGTAGCAGTAACTGTAGATACGCCTGATGGCCAATTAGATGCTGCGAAACAAGAAGCAATCACTAATCTTATTTCAGCTGCTGTAGGTTATGATGTGAATCGTGGTGACCAGATTACAGTCATCGGTATGGCTTTTGATAATAGTTTAGAAGAAGAGGTTATCAATGCTGAAGCTAGTGAAGCAGCAAAGAGAAGAACTATACTATTATCTTTATTGATTGGTATAGCAATATTAATTGCTGTGCTATTGATAGTGTTATATAGAAAACGAAGAAATGAAATGGGTAGTGAAGCTGAGGTAGGACAAAATGTTGATTATCTAATTGATGAGGCTGAAGAAGAATTTGCAGTTGGAGATAATTTAACTAGTGAAGAAAGAGAAAGGCAGAAATTACAAAATCAATTACGCAATATAATTAAAGATCAACCAGAAGAGATAGCTGGATTAATTAAAAGTTGGCTATCTGAAGATTAA
- the topA gene encoding type I DNA topoisomerase, which translates to MPRKKKKKKKLVIVESPAKAKTISKFLGKGFEVAASMGHVIDLPKSQLGVDVNEDFKPKYITIRGKGKTLQNLKKKAKKSEGVLLATDPDREGEAISWHLAHALKIDEDSECRIEFNEITKTAIKNALDEVRSIDKDRVNAQQARRILDRLVGYKLSPLLWYKVRKGLSAGRVQSVAVKIICDREEEIEAFNPEEYWTIDTKVKGESKQEFSAKLHRINGEKFRIANKKESDKIVKALEEENLKIAKIKESKRRRYPSAPFTTSTLQQQASTKINFSTKKTMYLAQQLYEGLDLGADGTVGLITYMRTDSTRISKEAKGNLRKYIKDNLGEKYLSKKPKNYQAKSGAQDAHEAIRPTSVFRTPDKIKGYLNKEQYKLYKLIWERFVASQMSPALYKTLTVDIKGGDYWLRSKGSIELFPGFLKVDSTKQSTKDELLPELKEGENISLNKVIPEQHFTKPPARYTEAKLVKTLEKKGIGRPSTYATIVATIQNRGYVEREGSQFKPTELGTVVNGLLSKHFPKVTDIEFTAQLEDDLDRIESGEVDWVQLLKDLYFPFEERLEEARENMENVTLEDEVTDEICEKCGSNMVIKHGRYGKFLACPEYPECKNTKPFLNKIGVKCPECETGDVVKRKSKKKRTFYGCSNYPECEFMTWNKPVNEKCPKCGNKFLVEKNSKGQKKIYCINKECDYERNKE; encoded by the coding sequence ATGCCTAGAAAAAAGAAGAAAAAGAAGAAGTTGGTTATTGTAGAGTCTCCGGCTAAAGCAAAAACTATTAGTAAATTTCTAGGTAAAGGATTTGAGGTAGCTGCATCTATGGGACATGTAATTGATTTACCTAAAAGTCAATTGGGAGTAGATGTTAATGAGGACTTCAAACCTAAGTATATAACAATCAGAGGAAAAGGAAAAACTTTACAAAATTTAAAGAAGAAAGCTAAGAAAAGTGAAGGTGTGTTATTGGCGACAGACCCTGACCGTGAAGGGGAAGCAATTTCGTGGCATTTAGCACATGCATTAAAAATAGATGAAGATAGTGAGTGTAGAATTGAATTTAATGAAATTACAAAGACAGCAATAAAGAATGCATTAGATGAAGTTCGTTCTATAGATAAAGATAGAGTAAATGCACAACAGGCTAGGAGGATTTTAGATCGTTTAGTAGGTTATAAGTTAAGTCCTCTATTATGGTATAAAGTAAGAAAGGGGCTGAGTGCTGGAAGAGTACAATCGGTGGCAGTAAAGATTATATGTGATCGTGAGGAAGAGATTGAAGCCTTTAACCCAGAAGAATATTGGACAATAGATACTAAAGTAAAGGGAGAAAGTAAGCAGGAATTTTCGGCAAAATTGCATAGAATTAATGGTGAAAAATTTAGAATAGCCAATAAAAAGGAATCAGATAAAATAGTTAAAGCTCTAGAAGAGGAAAACTTAAAAATAGCTAAAATCAAAGAAAGCAAAAGAAGAAGGTATCCTTCTGCTCCTTTTACAACTAGTACCTTGCAACAACAGGCTTCTACCAAGATTAATTTTAGTACAAAAAAGACAATGTATTTAGCACAACAATTATATGAAGGTTTAGATTTAGGTGCTGATGGAACAGTAGGTTTAATTACTTATATGAGAACAGATTCAACCAGGATTTCTAAAGAAGCAAAAGGTAATTTGAGAAAATATATAAAGGATAATTTAGGAGAAAAATATTTATCTAAAAAGCCTAAAAATTATCAAGCTAAATCTGGTGCACAGGATGCTCATGAGGCAATAAGGCCTACTTCAGTGTTTAGAACGCCTGATAAGATTAAAGGTTACTTAAATAAGGAACAATATAAATTGTATAAATTAATTTGGGAGCGGTTTGTTGCTAGTCAAATGAGTCCTGCTTTATATAAGACATTAACTGTTGATATAAAAGGTGGAGATTATTGGTTAAGGTCTAAAGGGTCTATAGAATTATTTCCTGGCTTCTTAAAGGTAGATAGCACAAAACAAAGTACTAAAGATGAACTTCTTCCAGAGCTAAAAGAAGGAGAGAATATAAGTTTAAACAAAGTAATTCCAGAACAACATTTTACTAAACCTCCGGCTCGATATACAGAGGCAAAATTAGTTAAGACTTTAGAAAAGAAAGGTATTGGAAGGCCGAGTACTTATGCTACAATTGTAGCTACTATTCAAAATCGTGGTTATGTTGAGAGAGAAGGCAGTCAATTTAAACCAACAGAATTAGGAACTGTGGTTAATGGTTTATTGTCTAAGCATTTTCCAAAAGTCACAGATATAGAGTTTACAGCTCAGTTAGAAGATGATTTAGACAGAATTGAATCTGGGGAGGTTGACTGGGTTCAGTTGCTAAAAGATCTCTATTTTCCTTTTGAAGAAAGATTAGAAGAAGCTCGTGAAAATATGGAAAATGTTACTTTAGAAGATGAAGTTACAGATGAAATATGTGAAAAGTGTGGTAGTAATATGGTTATCAAGCATGGTAGGTATGGGAAGTTTTTAGCTTGCCCTGAGTACCCAGAATGTAAAAATACCAAGCCGTTTTTAAATAAGATAGGGGTTAAGTGTCCTGAATGTGAGACTGGTGATGTGGTAAAACGAAAAAGCAAGAAGAAGAGAACTTTTTATGGATGTAGCAATTATCCAGAATGTGAATTTATGACTTGGAATAAACCTGTGAATGAGAAATGCCCTAAATGTGGAAATAAATTTTTAGTAGAAAAGAATAGTAAAGGACAAAAGAAGATTTATTGTATAAATAAAGAATGCGATTATGAGAGAAATAAAGAATAA
- the flgC gene encoding flagellar basal body rod protein FlgC, which produces MGLFNNFNISASGLTAQRLRMDLISSNIANANTTKAEDGKPYRRKLPVFSAKLKDEINKFNTGEDVGNGVEVSSIQESKEPYKLVYNPNHPEANESGYVEMPNINIVSEMTDMISATRAYEANVTALNSAKSMAQSALKIG; this is translated from the coding sequence ATGGGATTATTCAATAATTTTAACATAAGTGCTTCAGGGTTGACAGCTCAAAGGTTAAGAATGGATTTGATTTCTAGTAATATTGCTAATGCTAATACAACTAAAGCTGAAGATGGTAAGCCTTATCGTCGTAAGCTTCCTGTATTTAGTGCAAAATTAAAAGATGAAATCAATAAGTTTAATACTGGTGAAGATGTAGGAAATGGAGTAGAGGTATCCTCTATTCAAGAGAGCAAAGAACCTTATAAGTTAGTTTATAATCCTAATCATCCAGAAGCTAATGAATCAGGATATGTCGAAATGCCTAACATTAATATTGTTTCTGAGATGACAGATATGATTTCTGCTACTAGAGCATATGAAGCAAATGTGACTGCTTTAAATTCAGCTAAGTCAATGGCTCAAAGTGCTTTGAAAATTGGCTAG